One stretch of Oryzias latipes chromosome 7, ASM223467v1 DNA includes these proteins:
- the LOC101167455 gene encoding lamina-associated polypeptide 2, isoforms beta/delta/epsilon/gamma isoform X1 yields the protein MPFVEDPAHLSIARLKSDLLAHNVALPPAASKKEVYVELHLKNIDQKNAAEFSSDDEEETREAARESSGFEHSRDKDPEVTQMPDPSDLTDEYLREALLKHGVKAGPIVASTRTLYENKLRKLLLHSNGDDELYSDSEEEQEKRDDIESACSVLEEQKPEEAKKIKGENDKADLHFHRRDYSYQQCFLLSSRLRAHPSRNEKPSSKSLSKNVTKSSERSKSKSSHILAGVSKASSTGQHSGLRSGVPPASKTVVSNDSSSFSSQTFSITQMVQEMESRGSLSDCTVKELNSSRVGEHCSRSYRFAMNDLDKSRSTDQSLYHTPKDVHPPRGMKLPQESGKPILKDLFPDTKPTTTGIYVTPRRPIKGAAQRPVQYSYSYPDTLVSPVTLERREVERRLVSIHIQILFFFFVACILFYIYVNVQDSTVLALLDSFSHCFDKEGWAFLQPGTEGTQAVCKQD from the exons ATGCCTTTTGTGGAGGACCCAGCTCACCTCTCTATAGCTCGCCTCAAGTCAGATTTACTTGCCCACAATGTGGCGCTGCCACCTGCAGCGAGCAAAAAGGAGGTTTACGTGGAGCTGCACCTGAAAAACATCGATCAGAAAAACGCTGCGGAGTTCTCCAGCGATGACGAGGAGGAGACACGAGAAGCAGCACGAGAGTCTTCTGGTTTTGAACAC agcAGGGATAAGGATCCAGAGGTTACACAAATGCCAGATCCAAGTGACTTAACAGACGAGTATCTGAGGGAGGCACTGCTCAAACATGGGGTTAAAGCTGGCCCCATAGTAG CCTCCACCAGGACCCTGTATGAGAATAAGCTCAGGAAGCTGCTTCTTCATTCTAATGGGGATGATGAATTGTACTCGGATAGTGAAGAAGAGCAAGAGAAAAGAGATGATATAGAATCAG CTTGCTCAGTTTTAGAAGAACAAAAACCTGAAGAAGCGAAGAAGATTAAAGGTGAAAACGACAAG GCAGACTTGCATTTTCACAGAAGAGATTATTCTTATCAGCAGTGCTTTTTACTATCATCAAGGCTG CGTGCTCATCCTTCTAGAAACGAGAAACCTAGTTCCAAGAGTCTTTCAAAGAATGTGACAAAGTCATCAGAGCGCTCAAAATCCAAGAGCTCACACATTCTTGCAGGAGTTAGTAAAGCATCCTCCACAGGTCAACACTCTGGATTAAGATCAGGG GTTCCACCTGCTTCCAAAACGGTGGTCTCTAACGACagctcttcattttcctcacagACCTTCAGTATCACCCAAATGGTGCAAGAG ATGGAGAGTCGGGGCTCGCTCTCTGACTGCACGGTCAAGGAGCTGAACAGCAGCAGAGTGGGGGAACATTGTTCAAGGTCTTATAGG TTTGCCATGAATGATTTAGACAAGAGCAGGAGCACGGATCAGTCCCTGTACCACACTCCCAAAGATGTTCATCCTCCACGTGGAATGAAG tTACCTCAGGAATCTGGGAAACCTATTTTAAAAGACCTTTTTCCAGACACAAAGCCTACAACCACAGGGATTTA TGTTACTCCAAGAAGACCCATCAAAGGCGCAGCGCAGAGACCTGTCCAGTACTCGTACTCGTACCCAGACACTCTTGTCAGTCCTGTGACTCTGGAGAGACGAGAGGTGGAGCGTCGCCTTGTTTCTATCCACATAcagatcttgttttttttctttgtggcatGCATTCTTTTCTATATTTATGTGAATGTTCAGGACAGCACCGTTTTGGCCTTACTTGACAGTTTTAGCCATTGCTTTGACAAGGAGGGTTGGGCTTTTTTACAGCCTGGGACAGAAGGCACACAAGCAGTCTGCAAACAGGATTAA
- the LOC101167455 gene encoding lamina-associated polypeptide 2, isoforms beta/gamma isoform X3, which translates to MPFVEDPAHLSIARLKSDLLAHNVALPPAASKKEVYVELHLKNIDQKNAAEFSSDDEEETREAARESSGFEHSRDKDPEVTQMPDPSDLTDEYLREALLKHGVKAGPIVASTRTLYENKLRKLLLHSNGDDELYSDSEEEQEKRDDIESACSVLEEQKPEEAKKIKGENDKADLHFHRRDYSYQQCFLLSSRLRAHPSRNEKPSSKSLSKNVTKSSERSKSKSSHILAGVSKASSTGQHSGLRSGVPPASKTVVSNDSSSFSSQTFSITQMVQEMESRGSLSDCTVKELNSSRVGEHCSRSYRLPQESGKPILKDLFPDTKPTTTGIYVTPRRPIKGAAQRPVQYSYSYPDTLVSPVTLERREVERRLVSIHIQILFFFFVACILFYIYVNVQDSTVLALLDSFSHCFDKEGWAFLQPGTEGTQAVCKQD; encoded by the exons ATGCCTTTTGTGGAGGACCCAGCTCACCTCTCTATAGCTCGCCTCAAGTCAGATTTACTTGCCCACAATGTGGCGCTGCCACCTGCAGCGAGCAAAAAGGAGGTTTACGTGGAGCTGCACCTGAAAAACATCGATCAGAAAAACGCTGCGGAGTTCTCCAGCGATGACGAGGAGGAGACACGAGAAGCAGCACGAGAGTCTTCTGGTTTTGAACAC agcAGGGATAAGGATCCAGAGGTTACACAAATGCCAGATCCAAGTGACTTAACAGACGAGTATCTGAGGGAGGCACTGCTCAAACATGGGGTTAAAGCTGGCCCCATAGTAG CCTCCACCAGGACCCTGTATGAGAATAAGCTCAGGAAGCTGCTTCTTCATTCTAATGGGGATGATGAATTGTACTCGGATAGTGAAGAAGAGCAAGAGAAAAGAGATGATATAGAATCAG CTTGCTCAGTTTTAGAAGAACAAAAACCTGAAGAAGCGAAGAAGATTAAAGGTGAAAACGACAAG GCAGACTTGCATTTTCACAGAAGAGATTATTCTTATCAGCAGTGCTTTTTACTATCATCAAGGCTG CGTGCTCATCCTTCTAGAAACGAGAAACCTAGTTCCAAGAGTCTTTCAAAGAATGTGACAAAGTCATCAGAGCGCTCAAAATCCAAGAGCTCACACATTCTTGCAGGAGTTAGTAAAGCATCCTCCACAGGTCAACACTCTGGATTAAGATCAGGG GTTCCACCTGCTTCCAAAACGGTGGTCTCTAACGACagctcttcattttcctcacagACCTTCAGTATCACCCAAATGGTGCAAGAG ATGGAGAGTCGGGGCTCGCTCTCTGACTGCACGGTCAAGGAGCTGAACAGCAGCAGAGTGGGGGAACATTGTTCAAGGTCTTATAGG tTACCTCAGGAATCTGGGAAACCTATTTTAAAAGACCTTTTTCCAGACACAAAGCCTACAACCACAGGGATTTA TGTTACTCCAAGAAGACCCATCAAAGGCGCAGCGCAGAGACCTGTCCAGTACTCGTACTCGTACCCAGACACTCTTGTCAGTCCTGTGACTCTGGAGAGACGAGAGGTGGAGCGTCGCCTTGTTTCTATCCACATAcagatcttgttttttttctttgtggcatGCATTCTTTTCTATATTTATGTGAATGTTCAGGACAGCACCGTTTTGGCCTTACTTGACAGTTTTAGCCATTGCTTTGACAAGGAGGGTTGGGCTTTTTTACAGCCTGGGACAGAAGGCACACAAGCAGTCTGCAAACAGGATTAA
- the LOC101167455 gene encoding lamina-associated polypeptide 2, isoforms beta/delta/epsilon/gamma isoform X6 encodes MPDPSDLTDEYLREALLKHGVKAGPIVASTRTLYENKLRKLLLHSNGDDELYSDSEEEQEKRDDIESVLEEQKPEEAKKIKGENDKADLHFHRRDYSYQQCFLLSSRLRAHPSRNEKPSSKSLSKNVTKSSERSKSKSSHILAGVSKASSTGQHSGLRSGVPPASKTVVSNDSSSFSSQTFSITQMVQEMESRGSLSDCTVKELNSSRVGEHCSRSYRFAMNDLDKSRSTDQSLYHTPKDVHPPRGMKLPQESGKPILKDLFPDTKPTTTGIYVTPRRPIKGAAQRPVQYSYSYPDTLVSPVTLERREVERRLVSIHIQILFFFFVACILFYIYVNVQDSTVLALLDSFSHCFDKEGWAFLQPGTEGTQAVCKQD; translated from the exons ATGCCAGATCCAAGTGACTTAACAGACGAGTATCTGAGGGAGGCACTGCTCAAACATGGGGTTAAAGCTGGCCCCATAGTAG CCTCCACCAGGACCCTGTATGAGAATAAGCTCAGGAAGCTGCTTCTTCATTCTAATGGGGATGATGAATTGTACTCGGATAGTGAAGAAGAGCAAGAGAAAAGAGATGATATAGAATCAG TTTTAGAAGAACAAAAACCTGAAGAAGCGAAGAAGATTAAAGGTGAAAACGACAAG GCAGACTTGCATTTTCACAGAAGAGATTATTCTTATCAGCAGTGCTTTTTACTATCATCAAGGCTG CGTGCTCATCCTTCTAGAAACGAGAAACCTAGTTCCAAGAGTCTTTCAAAGAATGTGACAAAGTCATCAGAGCGCTCAAAATCCAAGAGCTCACACATTCTTGCAGGAGTTAGTAAAGCATCCTCCACAGGTCAACACTCTGGATTAAGATCAGGG GTTCCACCTGCTTCCAAAACGGTGGTCTCTAACGACagctcttcattttcctcacagACCTTCAGTATCACCCAAATGGTGCAAGAG ATGGAGAGTCGGGGCTCGCTCTCTGACTGCACGGTCAAGGAGCTGAACAGCAGCAGAGTGGGGGAACATTGTTCAAGGTCTTATAGG TTTGCCATGAATGATTTAGACAAGAGCAGGAGCACGGATCAGTCCCTGTACCACACTCCCAAAGATGTTCATCCTCCACGTGGAATGAAG tTACCTCAGGAATCTGGGAAACCTATTTTAAAAGACCTTTTTCCAGACACAAAGCCTACAACCACAGGGATTTA TGTTACTCCAAGAAGACCCATCAAAGGCGCAGCGCAGAGACCTGTCCAGTACTCGTACTCGTACCCAGACACTCTTGTCAGTCCTGTGACTCTGGAGAGACGAGAGGTGGAGCGTCGCCTTGTTTCTATCCACATAcagatcttgttttttttctttgtggcatGCATTCTTTTCTATATTTATGTGAATGTTCAGGACAGCACCGTTTTGGCCTTACTTGACAGTTTTAGCCATTGCTTTGACAAGGAGGGTTGGGCTTTTTTACAGCCTGGGACAGAAGGCACACAAGCAGTCTGCAAACAGGATTAA
- the LOC101167455 gene encoding lamina-associated polypeptide 2, isoforms beta/gamma isoform X7 codes for MPFVEDPAHLSIARLKSDLLAHNVALPPAASKKEVYVELHLKNIDQKNAAEFSSDDEEETREAARESSGFEHSRDKDPEVTQMPDPSDLTDEYLREALLKHGVKAGPIVASTRTLYENKLRKLLLHSNGDDELYSDSEEEQEKRDDIESACSVLEEQKPEEAKKIKGENDKTFSITQMVQEMESRGSLSDCTVKELNSSRVGEHCSRSYRFAMNDLDKSRSTDQSLYHTPKDVHPPRGMKLPQESGKPILKDLFPDTKPTTTGIYVTPRRPIKGAAQRPVQYSYSYPDTLVSPVTLERREVERRLVSIHIQILFFFFVACILFYIYVNVQDSTVLALLDSFSHCFDKEGWAFLQPGTEGTQAVCKQD; via the exons ATGCCTTTTGTGGAGGACCCAGCTCACCTCTCTATAGCTCGCCTCAAGTCAGATTTACTTGCCCACAATGTGGCGCTGCCACCTGCAGCGAGCAAAAAGGAGGTTTACGTGGAGCTGCACCTGAAAAACATCGATCAGAAAAACGCTGCGGAGTTCTCCAGCGATGACGAGGAGGAGACACGAGAAGCAGCACGAGAGTCTTCTGGTTTTGAACAC agcAGGGATAAGGATCCAGAGGTTACACAAATGCCAGATCCAAGTGACTTAACAGACGAGTATCTGAGGGAGGCACTGCTCAAACATGGGGTTAAAGCTGGCCCCATAGTAG CCTCCACCAGGACCCTGTATGAGAATAAGCTCAGGAAGCTGCTTCTTCATTCTAATGGGGATGATGAATTGTACTCGGATAGTGAAGAAGAGCAAGAGAAAAGAGATGATATAGAATCAG CTTGCTCAGTTTTAGAAGAACAAAAACCTGAAGAAGCGAAGAAGATTAAAGGTGAAAACGACAAG ACCTTCAGTATCACCCAAATGGTGCAAGAG ATGGAGAGTCGGGGCTCGCTCTCTGACTGCACGGTCAAGGAGCTGAACAGCAGCAGAGTGGGGGAACATTGTTCAAGGTCTTATAGG TTTGCCATGAATGATTTAGACAAGAGCAGGAGCACGGATCAGTCCCTGTACCACACTCCCAAAGATGTTCATCCTCCACGTGGAATGAAG tTACCTCAGGAATCTGGGAAACCTATTTTAAAAGACCTTTTTCCAGACACAAAGCCTACAACCACAGGGATTTA TGTTACTCCAAGAAGACCCATCAAAGGCGCAGCGCAGAGACCTGTCCAGTACTCGTACTCGTACCCAGACACTCTTGTCAGTCCTGTGACTCTGGAGAGACGAGAGGTGGAGCGTCGCCTTGTTTCTATCCACATAcagatcttgttttttttctttgtggcatGCATTCTTTTCTATATTTATGTGAATGTTCAGGACAGCACCGTTTTGGCCTTACTTGACAGTTTTAGCCATTGCTTTGACAAGGAGGGTTGGGCTTTTTTACAGCCTGGGACAGAAGGCACACAAGCAGTCTGCAAACAGGATTAA
- the LOC101167455 gene encoding lamina-associated polypeptide 2, isoforms beta/gamma isoform X8, which translates to MPFVEDPAHLSIARLKSDLLAHNVALPPAASKKEVYVELHLKNIDQKNAAEFSSDDEEETREAARESSGFEHSRDKDPEVTQMPDPSDLTDEYLREALLKHGVKAGPIVASTRTLYENKLRKLLLHSNGDDELYSDSEEEQEKRDDIESVLEEQKPEEAKKIKGENDKTFSITQMVQEMESRGSLSDCTVKELNSSRVGEHCSRSYRFAMNDLDKSRSTDQSLYHTPKDVHPPRGMKLPQESGKPILKDLFPDTKPTTTGIYVTPRRPIKGAAQRPVQYSYSYPDTLVSPVTLERREVERRLVSIHIQILFFFFVACILFYIYVNVQDSTVLALLDSFSHCFDKEGWAFLQPGTEGTQAVCKQD; encoded by the exons ATGCCTTTTGTGGAGGACCCAGCTCACCTCTCTATAGCTCGCCTCAAGTCAGATTTACTTGCCCACAATGTGGCGCTGCCACCTGCAGCGAGCAAAAAGGAGGTTTACGTGGAGCTGCACCTGAAAAACATCGATCAGAAAAACGCTGCGGAGTTCTCCAGCGATGACGAGGAGGAGACACGAGAAGCAGCACGAGAGTCTTCTGGTTTTGAACAC agcAGGGATAAGGATCCAGAGGTTACACAAATGCCAGATCCAAGTGACTTAACAGACGAGTATCTGAGGGAGGCACTGCTCAAACATGGGGTTAAAGCTGGCCCCATAGTAG CCTCCACCAGGACCCTGTATGAGAATAAGCTCAGGAAGCTGCTTCTTCATTCTAATGGGGATGATGAATTGTACTCGGATAGTGAAGAAGAGCAAGAGAAAAGAGATGATATAGAATCAG TTTTAGAAGAACAAAAACCTGAAGAAGCGAAGAAGATTAAAGGTGAAAACGACAAG ACCTTCAGTATCACCCAAATGGTGCAAGAG ATGGAGAGTCGGGGCTCGCTCTCTGACTGCACGGTCAAGGAGCTGAACAGCAGCAGAGTGGGGGAACATTGTTCAAGGTCTTATAGG TTTGCCATGAATGATTTAGACAAGAGCAGGAGCACGGATCAGTCCCTGTACCACACTCCCAAAGATGTTCATCCTCCACGTGGAATGAAG tTACCTCAGGAATCTGGGAAACCTATTTTAAAAGACCTTTTTCCAGACACAAAGCCTACAACCACAGGGATTTA TGTTACTCCAAGAAGACCCATCAAAGGCGCAGCGCAGAGACCTGTCCAGTACTCGTACTCGTACCCAGACACTCTTGTCAGTCCTGTGACTCTGGAGAGACGAGAGGTGGAGCGTCGCCTTGTTTCTATCCACATAcagatcttgttttttttctttgtggcatGCATTCTTTTCTATATTTATGTGAATGTTCAGGACAGCACCGTTTTGGCCTTACTTGACAGTTTTAGCCATTGCTTTGACAAGGAGGGTTGGGCTTTTTTACAGCCTGGGACAGAAGGCACACAAGCAGTCTGCAAACAGGATTAA
- the LOC101167455 gene encoding lamina-associated polypeptide 2, isoforms beta/delta/epsilon/gamma isoform X2, producing the protein MPFVEDPAHLSIARLKSDLLAHNVALPPAASKKEVYVELHLKNIDQKNAAEFSSDDEEETREAARESSGFEHSRDKDPEVTQMPDPSDLTDEYLREALLKHGVKAGPIVASTRTLYENKLRKLLLHSNGDDELYSDSEEEQEKRDDIESVLEEQKPEEAKKIKGENDKADLHFHRRDYSYQQCFLLSSRLRAHPSRNEKPSSKSLSKNVTKSSERSKSKSSHILAGVSKASSTGQHSGLRSGVPPASKTVVSNDSSSFSSQTFSITQMVQEMESRGSLSDCTVKELNSSRVGEHCSRSYRFAMNDLDKSRSTDQSLYHTPKDVHPPRGMKLPQESGKPILKDLFPDTKPTTTGIYVTPRRPIKGAAQRPVQYSYSYPDTLVSPVTLERREVERRLVSIHIQILFFFFVACILFYIYVNVQDSTVLALLDSFSHCFDKEGWAFLQPGTEGTQAVCKQD; encoded by the exons ATGCCTTTTGTGGAGGACCCAGCTCACCTCTCTATAGCTCGCCTCAAGTCAGATTTACTTGCCCACAATGTGGCGCTGCCACCTGCAGCGAGCAAAAAGGAGGTTTACGTGGAGCTGCACCTGAAAAACATCGATCAGAAAAACGCTGCGGAGTTCTCCAGCGATGACGAGGAGGAGACACGAGAAGCAGCACGAGAGTCTTCTGGTTTTGAACAC agcAGGGATAAGGATCCAGAGGTTACACAAATGCCAGATCCAAGTGACTTAACAGACGAGTATCTGAGGGAGGCACTGCTCAAACATGGGGTTAAAGCTGGCCCCATAGTAG CCTCCACCAGGACCCTGTATGAGAATAAGCTCAGGAAGCTGCTTCTTCATTCTAATGGGGATGATGAATTGTACTCGGATAGTGAAGAAGAGCAAGAGAAAAGAGATGATATAGAATCAG TTTTAGAAGAACAAAAACCTGAAGAAGCGAAGAAGATTAAAGGTGAAAACGACAAG GCAGACTTGCATTTTCACAGAAGAGATTATTCTTATCAGCAGTGCTTTTTACTATCATCAAGGCTG CGTGCTCATCCTTCTAGAAACGAGAAACCTAGTTCCAAGAGTCTTTCAAAGAATGTGACAAAGTCATCAGAGCGCTCAAAATCCAAGAGCTCACACATTCTTGCAGGAGTTAGTAAAGCATCCTCCACAGGTCAACACTCTGGATTAAGATCAGGG GTTCCACCTGCTTCCAAAACGGTGGTCTCTAACGACagctcttcattttcctcacagACCTTCAGTATCACCCAAATGGTGCAAGAG ATGGAGAGTCGGGGCTCGCTCTCTGACTGCACGGTCAAGGAGCTGAACAGCAGCAGAGTGGGGGAACATTGTTCAAGGTCTTATAGG TTTGCCATGAATGATTTAGACAAGAGCAGGAGCACGGATCAGTCCCTGTACCACACTCCCAAAGATGTTCATCCTCCACGTGGAATGAAG tTACCTCAGGAATCTGGGAAACCTATTTTAAAAGACCTTTTTCCAGACACAAAGCCTACAACCACAGGGATTTA TGTTACTCCAAGAAGACCCATCAAAGGCGCAGCGCAGAGACCTGTCCAGTACTCGTACTCGTACCCAGACACTCTTGTCAGTCCTGTGACTCTGGAGAGACGAGAGGTGGAGCGTCGCCTTGTTTCTATCCACATAcagatcttgttttttttctttgtggcatGCATTCTTTTCTATATTTATGTGAATGTTCAGGACAGCACCGTTTTGGCCTTACTTGACAGTTTTAGCCATTGCTTTGACAAGGAGGGTTGGGCTTTTTTACAGCCTGGGACAGAAGGCACACAAGCAGTCTGCAAACAGGATTAA
- the LOC101167455 gene encoding lamina-associated polypeptide 2, isoforms beta/delta/epsilon/gamma isoform X5, which yields MPDPSDLTDEYLREALLKHGVKAGPIVASTRTLYENKLRKLLLHSNGDDELYSDSEEEQEKRDDIESACSVLEEQKPEEAKKIKGENDKADLHFHRRDYSYQQCFLLSSRLRAHPSRNEKPSSKSLSKNVTKSSERSKSKSSHILAGVSKASSTGQHSGLRSGVPPASKTVVSNDSSSFSSQTFSITQMVQEMESRGSLSDCTVKELNSSRVGEHCSRSYRFAMNDLDKSRSTDQSLYHTPKDVHPPRGMKLPQESGKPILKDLFPDTKPTTTGIYVTPRRPIKGAAQRPVQYSYSYPDTLVSPVTLERREVERRLVSIHIQILFFFFVACILFYIYVNVQDSTVLALLDSFSHCFDKEGWAFLQPGTEGTQAVCKQD from the exons ATGCCAGATCCAAGTGACTTAACAGACGAGTATCTGAGGGAGGCACTGCTCAAACATGGGGTTAAAGCTGGCCCCATAGTAG CCTCCACCAGGACCCTGTATGAGAATAAGCTCAGGAAGCTGCTTCTTCATTCTAATGGGGATGATGAATTGTACTCGGATAGTGAAGAAGAGCAAGAGAAAAGAGATGATATAGAATCAG CTTGCTCAGTTTTAGAAGAACAAAAACCTGAAGAAGCGAAGAAGATTAAAGGTGAAAACGACAAG GCAGACTTGCATTTTCACAGAAGAGATTATTCTTATCAGCAGTGCTTTTTACTATCATCAAGGCTG CGTGCTCATCCTTCTAGAAACGAGAAACCTAGTTCCAAGAGTCTTTCAAAGAATGTGACAAAGTCATCAGAGCGCTCAAAATCCAAGAGCTCACACATTCTTGCAGGAGTTAGTAAAGCATCCTCCACAGGTCAACACTCTGGATTAAGATCAGGG GTTCCACCTGCTTCCAAAACGGTGGTCTCTAACGACagctcttcattttcctcacagACCTTCAGTATCACCCAAATGGTGCAAGAG ATGGAGAGTCGGGGCTCGCTCTCTGACTGCACGGTCAAGGAGCTGAACAGCAGCAGAGTGGGGGAACATTGTTCAAGGTCTTATAGG TTTGCCATGAATGATTTAGACAAGAGCAGGAGCACGGATCAGTCCCTGTACCACACTCCCAAAGATGTTCATCCTCCACGTGGAATGAAG tTACCTCAGGAATCTGGGAAACCTATTTTAAAAGACCTTTTTCCAGACACAAAGCCTACAACCACAGGGATTTA TGTTACTCCAAGAAGACCCATCAAAGGCGCAGCGCAGAGACCTGTCCAGTACTCGTACTCGTACCCAGACACTCTTGTCAGTCCTGTGACTCTGGAGAGACGAGAGGTGGAGCGTCGCCTTGTTTCTATCCACATAcagatcttgttttttttctttgtggcatGCATTCTTTTCTATATTTATGTGAATGTTCAGGACAGCACCGTTTTGGCCTTACTTGACAGTTTTAGCCATTGCTTTGACAAGGAGGGTTGGGCTTTTTTACAGCCTGGGACAGAAGGCACACAAGCAGTCTGCAAACAGGATTAA
- the LOC101167455 gene encoding lamina-associated polypeptide 2, isoforms beta/delta/epsilon/gamma isoform X4: MPCSVRRGTQESGERSRDKDPEVTQMPDPSDLTDEYLREALLKHGVKAGPIVASTRTLYENKLRKLLLHSNGDDELYSDSEEEQEKRDDIESACSVLEEQKPEEAKKIKGENDKADLHFHRRDYSYQQCFLLSSRLRAHPSRNEKPSSKSLSKNVTKSSERSKSKSSHILAGVSKASSTGQHSGLRSGVPPASKTVVSNDSSSFSSQTFSITQMVQEMESRGSLSDCTVKELNSSRVGEHCSRSYRFAMNDLDKSRSTDQSLYHTPKDVHPPRGMKLPQESGKPILKDLFPDTKPTTTGIYVTPRRPIKGAAQRPVQYSYSYPDTLVSPVTLERREVERRLVSIHIQILFFFFVACILFYIYVNVQDSTVLALLDSFSHCFDKEGWAFLQPGTEGTQAVCKQD, translated from the exons ATGCCATGTTCGGTCCGGCGAGGGACGCAGGAGAGTGGGGAACGG agcAGGGATAAGGATCCAGAGGTTACACAAATGCCAGATCCAAGTGACTTAACAGACGAGTATCTGAGGGAGGCACTGCTCAAACATGGGGTTAAAGCTGGCCCCATAGTAG CCTCCACCAGGACCCTGTATGAGAATAAGCTCAGGAAGCTGCTTCTTCATTCTAATGGGGATGATGAATTGTACTCGGATAGTGAAGAAGAGCAAGAGAAAAGAGATGATATAGAATCAG CTTGCTCAGTTTTAGAAGAACAAAAACCTGAAGAAGCGAAGAAGATTAAAGGTGAAAACGACAAG GCAGACTTGCATTTTCACAGAAGAGATTATTCTTATCAGCAGTGCTTTTTACTATCATCAAGGCTG CGTGCTCATCCTTCTAGAAACGAGAAACCTAGTTCCAAGAGTCTTTCAAAGAATGTGACAAAGTCATCAGAGCGCTCAAAATCCAAGAGCTCACACATTCTTGCAGGAGTTAGTAAAGCATCCTCCACAGGTCAACACTCTGGATTAAGATCAGGG GTTCCACCTGCTTCCAAAACGGTGGTCTCTAACGACagctcttcattttcctcacagACCTTCAGTATCACCCAAATGGTGCAAGAG ATGGAGAGTCGGGGCTCGCTCTCTGACTGCACGGTCAAGGAGCTGAACAGCAGCAGAGTGGGGGAACATTGTTCAAGGTCTTATAGG TTTGCCATGAATGATTTAGACAAGAGCAGGAGCACGGATCAGTCCCTGTACCACACTCCCAAAGATGTTCATCCTCCACGTGGAATGAAG tTACCTCAGGAATCTGGGAAACCTATTTTAAAAGACCTTTTTCCAGACACAAAGCCTACAACCACAGGGATTTA TGTTACTCCAAGAAGACCCATCAAAGGCGCAGCGCAGAGACCTGTCCAGTACTCGTACTCGTACCCAGACACTCTTGTCAGTCCTGTGACTCTGGAGAGACGAGAGGTGGAGCGTCGCCTTGTTTCTATCCACATAcagatcttgttttttttctttgtggcatGCATTCTTTTCTATATTTATGTGAATGTTCAGGACAGCACCGTTTTGGCCTTACTTGACAGTTTTAGCCATTGCTTTGACAAGGAGGGTTGGGCTTTTTTACAGCCTGGGACAGAAGGCACACAAGCAGTCTGCAAACAGGATTAA